In a genomic window of Oncorhynchus keta strain PuntledgeMale-10-30-2019 chromosome 28, Oket_V2, whole genome shotgun sequence:
- the LOC118361342 gene encoding charged multivesicular body protein 4c-like — protein sequence MSVFGKLFGGGGKGGKGPSPQDAIQKLRDTEQMLAKKQDFLEKKIDQELITAKKNGTKNKRAALQALKRKKRYENQLTQIDGTLSTIEFQREALENANTNTEVLKNMGFAAKAMKAAHENMDIDKVDDLMQDITEQQELAQEISDAISKPVGFGEEFDEDELLAELDELEQEELDKNLLEIGGTEDAHLPNVPSTSLPSRPAKEDEDDADMDDLQRWAMEAM from the exons ATGTCCGTGTTTGGGAAGCTGTTCGGCGGTGGGGGGAAAGGAGGGAAAGGGCCGAGTCCACAAGATGCGATTCAGAAACTCCGAGACACAGAGCAGATGTTAGCGAAGAAACAGGACTTTCTAGAGAAAAAGATTGACCAGGAACTCATAACTGCAAAGAAAAACGGCACAAAAAACAAACGAG CGGCCCTGCAGGCCTTGAAAAGGAAGAAGCGGTACGAGAACCAGCTTACCCAGATCGATGGCACATTGTCCACCATCGAGTTCCAGAGGGAGGCGCTGGAAAATGCCAATACCAATACTGAAGTGCTCAAAAACATGGGCTTTGCCGCCAAGGCAATGAAGGCCGCCCATGAAAACAT GGACATAGACAAAGTAGATGACTTGATGCAAGACATCACTGAGCAGCAGGAGCTGGCGCAGGAGATCTCAGATGCCATCTCAAAACCTGTAGGCTTTGGAGAGGAGTTTGATGAG GATGAACTCCTGGCAGAATTGGATGAGCTGGAACAAGAGGAATTGGACAAAAACTTGCTGGAGATCGGCGGGACAGAAGATGCCCATCTACCCAATGTGCCTTCTACTTCATTACCCTCCAGACCAG cCAAGGAGGATGAAGACGATGCTGACATGGATGACTTACAGCGCTGGGCGATGGAGGCCATGTAG
- the LOC118361341 gene encoding vesicle-associated membrane protein-associated protein B-like, translating to MSERLTNVCDMARQEQVLQLEPPHELKFRGPFTDVVTATLKLGNPTDRNVCFKVKTTAPRRYCVRPNSGIIDAGTSINVSVMLQPFDYDPNEKSKHKFMVQSVLAPYDMTDMEGVWKEAKPEELMDSKLRCAFELPLENDKIHASESNTNVSSAPVKPELSSLPKSASSSLDDGEVKKITEECKRLQMEVQRLREENKQIREDDGLRKRKVTSMVSSPHSSSSQAMTKEEGLSTRVLALCVLFFVIGVIIGKLVL from the exons ATGTCAGAAAGGCTTACGAACGTCTGTGACATGGCCAGACAAGAACAAGTCCTCCAGCTTGAGCCACCACACGAACTGAAATTTAGAG GTCCATTTACAGATGTTGTCACGGCCACCCTGAAGCTAGGCAACCCAACGGATAGAAATGTCTGTTTCAAAGTCAAGACGACCGCACCCCGTCGATACTGTGTCCGTCCAAACAGTGGCATCATCGACGCAGGCACCTCAATCAATGTGTCTG TTATGCTGCAGCCTTTCGACTATGATCCCAATGAAAAGAGCAAACACAAATTCATGGTGCAATCCGTGCTTGCTCCGTATGACATGACTGACATGGAAGGGGTG TGGAAAGAGGCAAAGCCAGAGGAGCTGATGGACTCCAAGTTGAGATGTGCATTTGAGCTGCCACTAGAGAATGACAAAATT CATGCCAGTGAAAGCAACACAAATGTGTCCTCCGCCCCCGTAAAGCCAGAGCTCTCCTCACTCCCTAAGTCGGCCAGCTCCTCCCTGGATGACGGGGAGGTGAAGAAGATCACGGAGGAGTGCAAGAGGCTGCAGATGGAGGTCCAGAGGTTACGGGAAGAGAACAAACAGATCAGG GAGGACGATGGTCTGCGGAAGAGGAAAGTCACCTCCATGGTGTCCTCCccccactcctcttcctcccaggcCATGACGAAGGAGGAGGGCCTAAGTACCCGTGTTCTGGCGCTCTGCGTGCTGTTCTTCGTCATCGGAGTCATCATCGGGAAATTGGTCCTGTAG
- the LOC118361339 gene encoding eukaryotic translation initiation factor 2 subunit 2-like, with product MSGDEMIFDPNMTKKKKKKKKKKPFMLEEEGGDGVAEDTQQVEAKEVEPDGGEDREFDLDEDEGRKKEQSDDLDDLNFFNQKKKKKKPKKGFDNDIEEGIKELKIEEEQSEAAEEEDLDLQLPAKKKKSKKVDFQEEGEILEKDDGLEDDEGGKNDGISFSSQSGPAWLGTDRDYTYDELLNRVFNIMREKNPDMVAGEKRKFIMKPPQVVRVGTKKTSFVNFTDICKLLHRQPKHLLAFLLAELGTSGSIDGNNQLVIKGRFQQKQIENVLRRYIKEYVTCHTCRSPDTILQKDTRLYFLQCETCHSRCSVASIKTGFQAVTGKRAQLRAKAN from the exons ATGTCAGGAGACGAA ATGATATTCGACCCCAACAtgaccaagaagaagaagaagaagaagaagaagaagcctttCATGCTGGAAGAAGAAGGTGGAGACGGAGTGGCAGAGGACACACAGCAGGTAGAGGCCAAGGAGGTGGAACCTGACGGTGGGGAGGACAGAGAGTTCGACCTGGACGAGGACGAGGGAAGGAAGAAAG AGCAATCCGACGATCTTGATGACCTGAACTTTTTCAAccagaagaaaaagaagaagaagcccAAGAAAGGGTTTGATAATGACATTGAGGAGGGGATAAAG GAGCTGAAAATTGAAGAAGAGCAGAGCGAGGCAGCGGAAGAGGAAGACTTGGATCTTCAGTTGCCAGCAAAGAAAAAAAAGTCCAAGAAGGTTGACttccaggaggaaggagagatactTGAGAAGGACGATG GCCTCGAGGacgatgaggggggaaaaaatgatGGCATCTCATTCAGCTCCCAGTCTGGTCCGGCGTGgttagggacagacagagactacaCATATGATGAG CTGCTGAACCGTGTCTTCAACATCATGCGGGAGAAGAACCCTGACATGGTGGCCGGAGAGAAGAGAAAGTTTATTATGAAGCCCCCTCAGGTGGTCCGAGTGGGCACCAAGAAGACCTCGTTTGTCAACTTCACTGATATCTGTAAACT GTTGCATCGTCAGCCAAAACATCTTCTGGCATTTTTATTGGCTGAGCTGGGGACAAG TGGCTCCATAGATGGAAATAATCAGCTTGTGATCAAAGGAAGATTTCAACAGAAACAGATTGAAAATGTCTTGAGAAGATATATTA AGGAATATGTGACGTGTCACACGTGTCGCTCCCCTGACACCATCCTACAAAAGGACACCCGTCTCTACTTCCTCCAGTGTGAGACCTGCCACTCGCGCTGCTCCGTGGCCAGCATCAAGACTGGCTTCCAGGCTGTCACGGGCAAGAGGGCACAGCTCCGTGCCAAAGCCAACTAA